A genomic segment from Diospyros lotus cultivar Yz01 chromosome 5, ASM1463336v1, whole genome shotgun sequence encodes:
- the LOC127801606 gene encoding pentatricopeptide repeat-containing protein At4g01400, mitochondrial-like: protein MARRHVSQLLLLRSYGTFVRCSKIPPPTLSSLPHQERCQNHLNKRKMNHVHSKASPAETPIGIGSPARIQKLIASQQDPLLAIEIFDLASRQPNFRHSYSAFHTLILKLARARHFSLAQGLLRRLKTGDSPITPSLFSHLIRIYGDAQLPDKAVAIFYSIPQFNTRPLPKHLNLVLQVLVAHPGYLHPAFDLFKSAERYGISPNTTSYNILMRAFCFNGRLSIAYHLFNQMFQRDVVPDVESYRILMQGLCRRSQVNRAVDLLGDMLNKGFVPDTLSYTTLLNSLCRKKKLKEAYKLLCKMKVKGCNPDIVHYNTVILGLCREGRALDACKVLEDMASIGCLPNLVSYRSVVAGLCSQGMYHEAKNYTQEMISKGFSPHFSIFHALINGFCKVGKIDDACELLEEMLNNGETPHIDTWEEIIPRICDVDVTVKIGNDLEEVCKVDITPDTRIADAVAGLEEYLIRRIRSRCKGFLKTS from the coding sequence ATGGCTCGCCGACATGTTtctcaacttcttcttcttcgttcctACGGGACTTTTGTTCGCTGCTCCAAAATCCCACCACCAACACTCTCTTCGTTGCCCCATCAAGAACGCTGCCAAAACCACCTAAATAAACGGAAAATGAATCACGTGCATAGCAAAGCCTCTCCTGCTGAGACTCCGATCGGAATTGGGTCCCCGGCCAGAATCCAAAAGCTCATAGCTTCTCAACAAGACCCTCTCCTTGCCATAGAAATCTTCGACTTGGCCTCTCGCCAGCCCAATTTCCGGCACTCTTACTCCGCCTTCCACACTCTGATTCTCAAACTGGCCCGCGCTCGCCACTTCTCCCTCGCGCAAGGCCTCCTCCGTCGTCTCAAGACGGGTGACTCCCCCATCACCCCTTCCCTCTTCTCCCACCTCATTCGAATCTACGGCGATGCCCAACTCCCCGACAAGGCCGTCGCCATTTTCTATTCCATCCCCCAATTCAACACCCGGCCCCTCCCCAAGCACTTGAACCTCGTCCTCCAAGTCCTCGTCGCTCATCCCGGCTACCTCCACCCCGCCTTCGACCTTTTCAAATCCGCTGAACGTTACGGAATATCGCCAAACACCACGTCCTACAACATTTTGATGCGCGCCTTCTGTTTTAATGGCCGTCTCAGCATTGCCTACCACCTGTTCAACCAAATGTTTCAGAGAGATGTTGTTCCCGATGTCGAGTCCTATCGGATTCTGATGCAGGGATTGTGTAGGAGGAGTCAGGTGAACAGAGCTGTTGATTTGTTGGGGGATATGTTGAACAAAGGTTTCGTGCCAGACACTTTGAGTTATACCACCTTGTTGAACAGTTTGTGTAGGAAAAAGAAGCTTAAGGAGGCTTACAAGCTACTTTGCAAGATGAAGGTTAAGGGATGCAACCCAGACATTGTTCATTACAACACAGTTATCTTGGGATTATGCAGGGAAGGGCGTGCTCTTGATGCTTGTAAGGTTCTTGAGGACATGGCCTCAATTGGGTGCTTGCCGAATTTGGTGTCTTACAGATCAGTAGTTGCTGGATTATGCAGTCAGGGCATGTACCATGAGGCTAAGAATTATACGCAGGAAATGATCTCCAAGGGGTTCTCTCcacatttttccatttttcatgCTTTGATCAATGGTTTCTGCAAAGTTGGTAAGATTGACGATGCTTGTGAACTATTGGAAGAAATGTTGAATAATGGCGAAACCCCACATATTGATACTTGGGAGGAAATTATACCTAGAATTTGTGACGTGGATGTCACTGTCAAAATCGGAAATGACTTGGAAGAGGTTTGTAAGGTAGATATAACGCCTGACACAAGAATAGCGGATGCTGTTGCTGGTTTGGAGGAGTATCTGATCAGGAGAATACGCTCTAGATGCAAGGGTTTCCTAAAGACTTCTTAG